Proteins from one Tsuneonella aeria genomic window:
- a CDS encoding SspB family protein: MSDDTPDSLIPYDEIVQEALRAVVGRVLGAVQAAGSELPGNHHFYITFKTGAPGVTVPPHLRERFPDEMTIVLQNKFWDLAVGEDGFTVSLTFNQVPAKLDIPYGAITAFVDPAVDFGLQFQATVADMAPEAHEEAENDGPERGPHPAVKEADDGSNVVTVDFGRKK; this comes from the coding sequence ATGAGCGACGACACACCCGACAGCCTGATCCCCTACGATGAAATTGTGCAGGAAGCCCTGCGCGCCGTGGTCGGCCGCGTGCTCGGCGCCGTGCAGGCGGCGGGCAGCGAATTGCCCGGCAATCACCATTTCTACATTACCTTCAAGACCGGCGCCCCGGGAGTCACAGTCCCCCCGCACTTGCGCGAACGCTTCCCCGACGAGATGACGATCGTGCTTCAGAACAAGTTCTGGGACCTCGCGGTGGGCGAAGATGGCTTCACCGTCAGCCTCACCTTCAACCAGGTGCCGGCGAAGCTCGACATTCCCTATGGCGCGATCACCGCGTTCGTGGACCCGGCGGTCGACTTCGGCCTGCAGTTCCAAGCCACTGTGGCGGACATGGCGCCCGAGGCACATGAGGAAGCGGAAAACGACGGCCCGGAACGCGGCCCCCATCCGGCCGTTAAGGAAGCGGACGACGGATCGAACGTCGTGACGGTCGACTTCGGCCGCAAGAAATAA
- the accC gene encoding acetyl-CoA carboxylase biotin carboxylase subunit: MGIRRILIANRGEIALRIHRAAHEMGIETVAVHSTADADAMHVRLADHAVCIGPPPAADSYLNVAAIISAAEIAHCDAIHPGYGFLSENAKFAEIVEAHDITWIGPKPEHIVTMGDKVQAKRTAGALGLPLVPGSDGAVSELAEARRIAAEIGYPVIIKAASGGGGRGMKVCVEENSLEALMQQAGSEAKAAFGDATVYIEKYLGNPRHIEFQIFGDGRGNAVHLGERDCSLQRRHQKVLEEAPSPVITEAERARMGEVCARAMADMGYRGAGTIEFLWENGEFYFIEMNTRLQVEHPVTEMITGIDLVREQIRIADGKDLSFSQDDITFTGHAIECRINAEDAFTFAPSPGLVTAYHAAGGMHVRVDSGLYAGYRIPPYYDSMIAKLIVYGRTRERCIMRLRRALEEMVVEGVKTSIPLHQELIRQADVLSGDYSIKWLEEWLQDREG; encoded by the coding sequence ATGGGGATTCGCCGCATACTGATCGCCAACCGCGGCGAGATCGCCCTGCGCATTCACCGCGCGGCACATGAAATGGGCATCGAGACGGTGGCGGTCCACTCCACCGCGGATGCCGACGCCATGCATGTCCGCCTGGCCGACCATGCCGTATGCATCGGCCCGCCCCCGGCGGCCGACAGCTATCTCAATGTCGCCGCGATCATCTCGGCCGCCGAGATCGCGCACTGCGACGCGATCCACCCAGGCTACGGATTCCTGAGCGAAAACGCCAAGTTCGCGGAGATCGTGGAGGCGCACGACATTACGTGGATCGGCCCCAAGCCGGAACACATCGTGACGATGGGCGACAAAGTGCAGGCCAAGCGTACGGCCGGCGCCCTGGGCCTTCCCCTCGTCCCCGGCAGCGACGGCGCGGTGAGCGAACTTGCCGAGGCGCGGCGCATCGCCGCCGAGATCGGCTATCCCGTCATCATCAAGGCTGCGAGCGGCGGCGGCGGCCGCGGGATGAAAGTATGTGTCGAAGAGAATTCTCTTGAGGCCCTGATGCAGCAGGCCGGGAGCGAAGCGAAGGCCGCCTTCGGCGACGCAACGGTCTATATCGAAAAATATCTCGGCAATCCGCGCCACATCGAATTCCAGATCTTCGGCGACGGGCGTGGCAACGCCGTGCACCTCGGCGAGCGTGATTGCTCGCTCCAGCGCCGCCACCAGAAAGTGCTGGAAGAAGCGCCATCGCCGGTGATCACCGAGGCGGAACGGGCGCGGATGGGTGAGGTCTGCGCCCGGGCCATGGCCGACATGGGCTATCGCGGCGCGGGGACGATCGAATTCCTGTGGGAAAACGGCGAGTTCTATTTCATCGAAATGAACACCCGCCTGCAGGTGGAACACCCCGTCACCGAAATGATCACCGGTATCGATCTGGTGCGGGAACAGATTCGCATCGCGGACGGCAAGGACCTGTCGTTCAGTCAGGACGACATCACCTTCACCGGCCACGCGATCGAATGCCGCATAAACGCCGAGGATGCCTTCACCTTCGCGCCCAGTCCGGGCCTGGTGACCGCGTACCACGCCGCGGGCGGCATGCACGTGCGCGTCGATAGCGGGCTCTACGCGGGCTATCGGATTCCGCCGTACTACGACAGCATGATTGCCAAGCTGATCGTCTATGGCCGCACCCGCGAACGCTGCATCATGCGGCTGCGCCGTGCGCTGGAGGAGATGGTGGTCGAAGGCGTAAAGACTTCGATACCGCTCCACCAGGAACTGATCCGCCAGGCCGACGTGCTTTCGGGTGACTATTCGATCAAGTGGCTGGAGGAATGGCTGCAGGACCGAGAGGGCTGA
- a CDS encoding DUF885 domain-containing protein, translated as MKQAVIAFAAALAFATPAAAQNASLPSADTALRALYGEYWQWQLAEYGWTEKVDGSVEQGGTIPSATPEAQRARAARAEAFRTRLARIDRSALSLKERVNAAVLHAALTETIEDARFAEWEMPFDSDSNFWTYWDAPTGFQTVKEYEDYIARMNALPRYFREQIANARAGLRRGFSVPAVTLAGREASLAANVVDAPEKSPFWKAFTQMPARFSEADRTRLMAAGRAAISGSVVPAYSETLAFLRGEYLPRARKTLAAEAMPNGKAYYAQQLRQYTTLDMTPEQIHRTGLAEVARIEGEMGKVMAEVGFSGTIADFNERLRTDPQFTARTPDELMGVSSYVAKRVDGKIADYFGFLPRRRFEIRPVAAAIAPFYTAGRGGLGSCQMNTHDLPTRPLYNIPALTLHECAPGHSFQMAFQREVGDTPAFRRNLYFSGMGEGWGLYTEFLGEEMGIYRTPYERFGRLSYEMWRAVRLVIDPGIHHYGWSRDKAIAYLADRTALSRHEVETEVDRYISWPGQAPAYKLGEMTIRRLRTKAEGALGERFDIRKFHDTVLALGSVPLSELEARIDAFVADGGQGLPGVTYD; from the coding sequence ATGAAACAAGCCGTCATCGCGTTTGCCGCAGCCCTTGCCTTCGCCACTCCCGCGGCGGCGCAGAACGCCTCACTTCCGTCCGCCGATACCGCATTGCGAGCGCTCTACGGCGAGTATTGGCAATGGCAGCTTGCCGAGTACGGCTGGACAGAGAAGGTTGACGGATCCGTCGAGCAGGGCGGCACGATCCCTTCCGCGACCCCGGAGGCGCAACGCGCCCGCGCGGCGCGGGCAGAGGCGTTCCGCACGCGGCTCGCCCGGATCGATCGCAGCGCTTTAAGCCTTAAGGAACGGGTCAATGCGGCCGTACTCCACGCGGCGCTTACCGAAACGATCGAGGACGCGCGCTTTGCCGAATGGGAAATGCCGTTCGACAGCGATTCCAATTTCTGGACTTACTGGGATGCGCCAACGGGCTTCCAGACGGTCAAGGAATACGAAGACTACATTGCACGGATGAACGCGCTACCGCGCTATTTCCGGGAACAGATCGCCAACGCCCGTGCCGGGTTGCGGCGCGGATTCAGCGTGCCGGCCGTCACCCTGGCCGGGCGCGAGGCATCGCTGGCGGCAAACGTCGTCGACGCGCCGGAGAAAAGCCCGTTCTGGAAGGCCTTTACCCAGATGCCCGCGCGTTTTTCGGAAGCGGATCGCACGCGTCTGATGGCCGCCGGACGCGCGGCGATCTCGGGCAGCGTGGTGCCCGCATATTCCGAAACGTTGGCCTTCCTTCGCGGCGAATACCTGCCGCGCGCCCGCAAGACTCTGGCCGCCGAAGCCATGCCGAACGGCAAAGCCTATTACGCCCAGCAGCTGCGCCAATACACGACGCTCGACATGACGCCCGAGCAGATCCATCGGACCGGCCTTGCCGAAGTCGCGCGGATCGAGGGCGAGATGGGCAAGGTCATGGCGGAAGTCGGCTTTTCGGGCACGATAGCCGACTTCAACGAGCGGCTGCGGACGGACCCGCAGTTCACCGCCCGCACGCCGGACGAACTGATGGGCGTATCGTCCTATGTCGCCAAGCGGGTGGACGGGAAGATCGCCGATTACTTCGGTTTCCTGCCCCGCCGGCGGTTCGAAATCCGGCCCGTGGCGGCGGCCATCGCGCCGTTTTACACCGCCGGGCGTGGCGGTCTTGGTTCGTGCCAGATGAACACCCACGATCTTCCGACCCGGCCGCTGTACAATATCCCGGCGCTGACGCTCCATGAATGCGCGCCGGGGCACAGCTTCCAGATGGCGTTCCAGCGCGAGGTGGGCGACACACCGGCATTCCGCCGCAATCTCTACTTCTCCGGCATGGGTGAAGGCTGGGGCCTCTACACCGAATTCCTGGGCGAGGAGATGGGGATCTATCGCACGCCTTACGAAAGGTTCGGCCGACTGAGCTATGAGATGTGGCGCGCGGTGCGGCTGGTTATCGATCCGGGCATCCACCATTATGGCTGGAGCCGGGACAAGGCGATCGCCTATCTTGCCGATCGCACCGCCCTGTCGCGGCACGAGGTGGAAACCGAGGTGGACCGGTACATCTCTTGGCCCGGGCAGGCACCGGCCTACAAGCTGGGCGAGATGACGATCCGCCGGCTGCGCACCAAGGCGGAGGGCGCGCTGGGTGAACGCTTCGACATTCGCAAATTCCACGATACCGTGCTGGCGCTGGGCTCGGTTCCGTTGTCGGAACTGGAGGCGCGGATCGATGCCTTCGTCGCGGACGGCGGACAGGGATTGCCGGGGGTGACCTACGACTGA
- a CDS encoding SDR family oxidoreductase: MADADKKNLSDAHTEMPALKGRKAVITGGTTGIGRAIAVLLASEGVEIFTCGRNEQHLEDGLKRINEVGKGSGIACDLSKPDDLTRFFDEAEQTLGEYDIAVINAAIPADGLAQMEEDDLRYAIATDFTAYIVSAHRAARHMEDKGDIVLIGSMSAHSLGPSSTVYAGMKAGVAGFAEAMRKELGNKGIKVGFVEPAKTGADFHYPDIPADEQRELINAEEMLRAEDIAVGVHYMLTQPRRAVVQQLVITQRVSDEK; encoded by the coding sequence ATGGCCGACGCCGACAAGAAGAACCTCTCCGACGCGCACACCGAAATGCCCGCGCTCAAGGGTCGCAAGGCGGTGATCACGGGCGGCACGACGGGTATCGGGCGGGCCATCGCGGTGCTTCTGGCATCCGAAGGCGTGGAGATATTCACCTGCGGCCGGAACGAACAACACCTCGAAGACGGGCTCAAACGGATCAACGAAGTCGGCAAAGGTAGCGGGATCGCGTGCGATCTTTCCAAGCCCGATGACCTGACGCGCTTCTTCGACGAAGCCGAACAGACGCTGGGCGAATACGATATCGCCGTTATCAACGCCGCCATTCCGGCAGACGGCCTGGCCCAGATGGAAGAAGACGATCTGCGCTACGCCATCGCGACCGATTTCACCGCCTACATCGTAAGCGCTCATCGCGCGGCAAGGCACATGGAGGACAAGGGCGACATCGTCCTGATCGGCTCGATGAGCGCGCACAGCCTTGGCCCATCGTCGACCGTCTATGCAGGGATGAAAGCAGGCGTGGCCGGTTTTGCCGAAGCGATGCGCAAGGAACTGGGCAACAAGGGCATCAAGGTCGGTTTCGTGGAACCGGCCAAGACGGGGGCCGACTTCCACTACCCGGACATACCGGCCGACGAGCAGCGCGAGTTGATCAACGCGGAAGAGATGCTGCGCGCCGAGGATATCGCCGTGGGGGTCCACTACATGCTCACACAGCCGCGCCGCGCGGTCGTGCAGCAATTGGTGATCACGCAGCGCGTCTCGGATGAAAAGTGA
- the gmk gene encoding guanylate kinase: MAGEPGSTNALKRRGLLFVLSSPSGAGKTTISRMLLSDPEIKLSVSVTTRAPRPGEVDGIHYHFVTDEEFDRCVEEDDFYEWAHVFGHRYGTPKGRIRAGLKEGQDFLFDIDWQGTQQLYQKDQQDVVRVFILPPSIEELRRRLESRQTDSPAVIEARMERARAEISHWDAYDYVIINDDVDACFGKVREILHAERRKRQRQTGLIPFVRELMGS; this comes from the coding sequence ATGGCTGGCGAACCGGGATCGACGAATGCGCTCAAGCGGCGCGGGCTCTTGTTCGTCTTGTCGTCACCTTCGGGGGCCGGCAAGACCACGATCAGCCGGATGCTGCTTTCCGATCCAGAAATAAAGCTTTCGGTCAGCGTCACCACCCGCGCGCCGCGCCCGGGCGAAGTGGACGGGATCCATTACCATTTCGTCACCGACGAGGAATTCGACCGCTGCGTCGAAGAGGACGACTTCTACGAGTGGGCCCACGTTTTCGGTCACCGCTATGGCACGCCCAAGGGGCGCATCCGCGCGGGCCTGAAGGAAGGGCAGGATTTCCTGTTCGACATCGACTGGCAGGGCACCCAGCAGCTCTACCAGAAGGACCAGCAGGACGTGGTCCGCGTGTTCATCCTGCCCCCCAGCATCGAGGAGTTGCGCCGACGGCTCGAATCGCGCCAGACCGACAGCCCCGCCGTGATCGAAGCGCGCATGGAGCGTGCACGGGCGGAAATCAGTCACTGGGACGCGTACGATTACGTCATCATCAACGACGATGTAGACGCCTGCTTTGGCAAGGTGCGCGAGATCCTCCACGCCGAACGGCGCAAACGGCAACGGCAGACCGGCCTCATCCCGTTCGTTCGCGAATTGATGGGCAGCTGA
- a CDS encoding type II 3-dehydroquinate dehydratase — MSNLVYVLNGPNLNLLGTRQPEIYGSQTLDDIAGMLEDRARDLGLEVDVRQSNHEGHLVDWLHEARADGAKAVLLNAGAYTHTSIALLDAILAIGVPVIEVHLSDPLTREPFRHVSYVGMGAVDAVKGLGAQGYVVALEKAAAL, encoded by the coding sequence ATGTCCAACCTCGTCTACGTCCTCAACGGCCCTAACCTCAACCTCCTCGGTACACGTCAACCGGAGATTTACGGCAGCCAGACGCTCGACGATATCGCGGGCATGCTGGAAGACCGCGCCCGCGACCTGGGGCTGGAGGTCGACGTGCGCCAGTCCAATCACGAAGGCCACCTGGTGGACTGGCTGCACGAGGCGCGGGCAGACGGGGCCAAGGCGGTCCTGCTCAACGCCGGCGCTTACACGCACACCTCGATCGCCCTGCTCGATGCCATCCTCGCGATCGGCGTGCCGGTGATCGAGGTGCACTTGTCGGACCCGCTGACCCGCGAACCGTTCCGGCACGTCAGCTACGTCGGCATGGGTGCGGTCGACGCGGTGAAAGGACTGGGCGCGCAAGGCTATGTCGTGGCGCTTGAAAAGGCCGCGGCGCTCTAG
- the hisB gene encoding imidazoleglycerol-phosphate dehydratase HisB: protein MRTGRIERKTSETSIAVTVNLDGTGTYAVSTGIGFLDHMVEQLSRHSLIDVTMTVDGDLHVDQHHTTEDSAIALGQALLQALGDKGGIGRYGQAFSPMDETLVRVALDISGRPYLVWRAGFSQEKLGEWDTELVEHWFHSVAQACGITLHVELLYGTNNHHICEAIFKGFARAMRQAVERDPRKGGAVPSTKGLLGG from the coding sequence ATGCGCACCGGCCGGATCGAGCGAAAGACCAGCGAAACTTCCATCGCGGTGACCGTCAATCTCGACGGGACCGGAACCTACGCCGTGTCCACCGGTATCGGTTTCCTCGACCATATGGTGGAACAGTTAAGCCGCCATTCGCTGATCGATGTCACGATGACGGTCGACGGCGACCTCCACGTCGACCAGCATCACACGACCGAAGACAGCGCGATCGCATTGGGCCAGGCGCTGCTGCAGGCGCTCGGCGACAAGGGCGGCATCGGCAGGTACGGGCAGGCATTTTCTCCGATGGATGAAACGCTGGTGCGCGTCGCGCTCGACATCTCGGGTCGCCCCTACCTCGTCTGGCGCGCAGGTTTCAGCCAGGAAAAGCTGGGCGAATGGGATACCGAGCTTGTCGAGCACTGGTTCCATTCGGTTGCCCAGGCCTGCGGCATTACGCTGCACGTCGAGTTGCTCTACGGCACGAACAACCACCACATCTGCGAAGCGATCTTTAAAGGCTTTGCCCGGGCAATGCGCCAGGCGGTGGAGCGCGATCCGCGAAAGGGCGGGGCCGTTCCCAGCACCAAGGGCCTGCTCGGTGGCTGA
- the hisH gene encoding imidazole glycerol phosphate synthase subunit HisH, which yields MAEAIALIDYGAGNLLSVHNALKAAGANHVHVTADPAIVRGARRVVLPGVGSFRACAEGLRAIPGLVEALEDRVLGDSVPFLGICVGMQLLATSGREHGMTPGLGWVPGEVRAIDRTDPAIKVPHMGWNDVQPMPHPDGASLVERGEAYFLHSYHFACENGRHVAAMTDHGGGLVAAVARDNILGVQFHPEKSQAYGIALLARFLDWRP from the coding sequence GTGGCTGAGGCGATCGCGCTGATCGATTACGGCGCGGGCAATCTCCTTTCGGTCCACAACGCGCTGAAAGCCGCGGGCGCGAATCATGTCCATGTCACCGCCGATCCCGCAATCGTCCGCGGTGCGCGCCGGGTCGTGCTGCCGGGTGTGGGGTCTTTCAGGGCCTGCGCCGAGGGTCTCAGGGCGATCCCTGGTCTGGTGGAGGCGCTGGAAGACCGCGTGCTCGGCGACAGCGTGCCATTTCTGGGCATCTGCGTTGGGATGCAGCTCCTCGCCACCAGCGGACGGGAGCACGGCATGACACCCGGCCTGGGGTGGGTCCCTGGCGAGGTTCGCGCGATCGATCGCACCGACCCCGCGATCAAGGTTCCGCACATGGGCTGGAACGACGTCCAGCCCATGCCGCATCCCGACGGTGCCAGCCTGGTCGAGCGCGGCGAGGCGTACTTTCTCCACTCGTATCATTTTGCATGCGAGAACGGTCGGCACGTGGCGGCGATGACGGATCACGGTGGCGGGCTGGTCGCCGCGGTGGCGCGGGACAATATCCTGGGCGTCCAGTTCCACCCGGAAAAGAGCCAGGCCTACGGTATCGCACTCCTCGCCCGGTTTCTCGACTGGCGGCCCTGA
- a CDS encoding holin family protein: protein MTFLDTLVGPLTSIIDKVIPDKEARARAKLALLELEGTHELRRIETQLSAIIAEANSQDPWTSRARPSFLYVMYAMILAALPIGLLSMLYPQAATQIAGAITAYLRGLPDELYALFGTGYLGYTAARQWGKIKGVET, encoded by the coding sequence ATGACCTTTCTCGACACGCTCGTCGGCCCGCTCACGTCCATCATCGACAAGGTCATTCCCGACAAGGAGGCCCGGGCCCGTGCAAAGCTCGCCCTGCTCGAACTGGAGGGTACGCATGAGCTTCGCCGGATCGAGACACAGCTTTCGGCCATCATCGCGGAGGCGAATTCGCAGGACCCGTGGACCAGCCGCGCGCGCCCCAGCTTCCTTTACGTGATGTATGCGATGATCCTCGCTGCCCTGCCGATCGGCTTGCTTTCGATGCTGTACCCGCAGGCCGCGACGCAGATCGCCGGCGCGATCACCGCCTACTTGCGCGGACTGCCGGACGAGCTCTACGCCCTCTTCGGCACCGGCTACCTCGGCTATACGGCGGCACGCCAGTGGGGGAAAATCAAGGGGGTGGAGACTTGA
- the accB gene encoding acetyl-CoA carboxylase biotin carboxyl carrier protein, producing the protein MSQDKGDAGRTRGMNVDTALVRELAELLAETGLTEIEVEDGDRKVRVARGGGSPMAQFSPAQIAAIGMAESTQAPAGGQTGAAPAAAPVADGAAAVAGALKSPMVGTAYLTPEPGAAPFIKVGDTVNQGQTLLIIEAMKVMNPITADKAGTIQSILVEHAQPVEFDQPLVVIG; encoded by the coding sequence ATGAGCCAAGACAAGGGCGATGCCGGGCGCACCCGCGGCATGAACGTCGATACCGCACTGGTGCGCGAGCTGGCTGAACTGCTCGCGGAAACCGGATTGACCGAAATCGAGGTAGAGGACGGCGACCGCAAGGTGCGCGTCGCTCGCGGCGGCGGATCGCCGATGGCGCAATTCAGCCCCGCGCAGATTGCCGCGATCGGCATGGCTGAAAGCACGCAGGCGCCCGCAGGCGGCCAGACCGGTGCGGCACCCGCTGCTGCGCCTGTTGCGGATGGGGCCGCAGCCGTGGCCGGCGCGCTCAAATCCCCCATGGTGGGCACCGCCTATCTCACCCCCGAACCCGGCGCGGCGCCTTTCATCAAGGTGGGTGACACCGTAAACCAGGGTCAGACACTTCTGATTATCGAGGCGATGAAGGTGATGAACCCGATCACCGCGGACAAGGCCGGGACCATCCAGTCGATCCTAGTGGAGCACGCGCAGCCGGTCGAATTCGACCAACCCCTGGTCGTGATCGGCTGA